The following coding sequences are from one Lolium rigidum isolate FL_2022 chromosome 6, APGP_CSIRO_Lrig_0.1, whole genome shotgun sequence window:
- the LOC124660362 gene encoding protein DMP7-like has product MAEGEEYKVLIEQQANKDGSEPHQHEDDDDADDTSSFILVMNLVLSGTARLNVLLPTATILAFAIFAPLVTDDGKCTRINHVLTAAFVLLCATSCVFFTLTDSFRSATGRLRYGVATLTGIATFCGGRKAPREAERYRLRWSDLFYTTLSLVAFVTFAASHHDIVRCYYPEVPRKVVNTVPLVIGFVVSLLFVMFPSKRRGIGYPFLLRTDLVYLRR; this is encoded by the coding sequence ATGGCCGAGGGAGAGGAATACAAGGTGCTCATCGAGCAACAAGCCAACAAAGACGGCAGCGAACCACACCAacacgaggacgatgatgacgccGATGACACCTCGAGCTTCATCCTGGTCATGAACCTCGTGCTGAGCGGCACGGCACGGCTCAACGTCCTCCTCCCAACGGCGACCATCCTGGCCTTCGCCATCTTTGCCCCTCTCGTCACCGACGATGGCAAGTGCACGCGCATCAACCACGTCCTGACCGCCGCATTCGTGCTGCTCTGCGCCACCTCCTGCGTCTTCTTCACGCTCACCGACAGCTTCCGCTCTGCCACGGGTCGCCTTCGTTACGGCGTTGCCACCCTAACAGGCATCGCGACGTTCTGTGGTGGTCGGAAGGCGCCAAGGGAGGCAGAGAGGTACAGGCTGCGGTGGTCGGACCTGTTCTACACCACGCTTTCGCTGGTGGCCTTTGTGACCTTCGCCGCCTCGCACCACGACATCGTACGGTGCTACTACCCCGAGGTGCCCAGGAAGGTGGTGAACACCGTGCCGCTGGTGATCGGCTTCGTGGTGAGCCTCCTCTTCGTGATGTTCCCTTCCAAGAGGCGAGGGATCGGCTACCCGTTCCTGCTCAGGACCGACCTCGTGTACCTACGGCGCTGA
- the LOC124660360 gene encoding probable magnesium transporter NIPA4, producing MATETSTSAAAGSGAGNWVESYTGMSTDNIKGLVLALSSSVFIGSSFIVKKKGLRKAGASGVRAGVGGYSYLYEPLWWAGMITMIVGEIANFAAYAFAPAILVTPLGALSVIISAVLAHIMLKERLHIFGMLGCVLCVVGSTTIVLHAPQEREIESVAEVWDLATEPAFLFYATVVLAATFVLIFRCIPKYGQTHIMVYIGVCSLVGSLSVMSVKALGIALKLTFSGMNQLIYPQTWLFTVVVVACILTQMNYLNKALDTFNTAVVSPIYYTMFTSLTILASVIMFKDWDRQNPTQIVTEMCGFVTILSGTFLLHKTKDMVDGLPPTLPIRISRHTDDNGYGAEGIPLRSAAEGIPLRSPRAAE from the exons ATGGCGACGGAAACGTCCACTTCGGCGGCCGCTGGCTCGGGGGCAGGGAACTGGGTGGAGTCGTACACGGGGATGTCCACGGACAACATCAAGGGCCTGGTGCTCGCGCTCTCCTCCAGCGTCTTCATCGGCTCCAGCTTCATCGTCAAGAAGAAGGGGCTCAGGAAGGCCGGCGCATCCGGCGTCCGCGCAG GGGTTGGTGGTTACTCTTACTTGTATGAACCGTTATGGTGGGCAGGGATGATTACAA TGATTGTTGGAGAAATTGCCAACTTTGCGGCATATGCATTCGCTCCTGCTATCTTGGTCACGCCACTTGGTGCACTTAGCGTCATCATTAG TGCTGTTCTTGCACACATTATGTTGAAGGAGAGGCTACATATATTTGGTATGCTAGGGTGTGTTCTTTGCGTCGTGGGCTCAACAACTATTGTGCTTCATGCTCCTCAGGAGCGTGAAATTGAGTCTGTCGCAGAAGTATGGGATCTTGCTACAGAACCAG CCTTTCTATTTTATGCTACTGTCGTGCTTGCTGCAACTTTTGTGCTCATATTCCGCTGCATCCCAAAGTATGGTCAGACACATATCATGGTGTATATTGGTGTCTGTTCACTTGTTGGATCTCTGTCG GTCATGAGCGTGAAAGCTCTTGGGATAGCCTTGAAACTGACATTTTCTGGGATGAACCAGCTAATCTATCCACAGACTTGGCTGTTCACAGTTGTAGTTGTTGCATGTATATTAACACAGATGAACTATCTGAACAAG GCTCTTGACACATTCAATACTGCAGTTGTTTCACCAATATACTATACAATGTTTACATCACTAACCATACTGGCTAGTGTCATAATGTTCAAG GACTGGGATCGTCAAAATCCAACTCAAATTGTGACAGAGATGTGCGGTTTTGTTACCATCCTTTCTGGTACATTCCTTCTTCATAAGACTAAAGATATGGTTGATG GTCTCCCACCGACTCTACCAATCAGGATCTCTAGACATACAGATGACAATGGGTACGGGGCTGAAGgaattcctctcagatctgctgcCGAAGGCATCCCTCTCAGGTCACCAAGAGCAGCAGAATAA
- the LOC124662683 gene encoding uncharacterized protein LOC124662683: MAKLEGGSVDRMAKLEGGSDDETMREWQGRGVGTRPFDALTVAGLRIDAIEPSRALFSFTVPPRLTNTRKHMHGGAVASLVDLVGSAVIFAGGSPTTGVSLEITVSYLNAMRANEEIEIEAKVLSIGNTTGCVTVEVRRKSTREVLAHGRHTKYLATIASKL; encoded by the exons ATGGCGAAGCTGGAAGGCGGCAGTGTCGACCGGATGGCGAAGCTGGaaggcggcagcgacgacgagacgATGCGGGAGTGGCAAGGGCGGGGCGTCGGCACCAGGCCGTTCGACGCCCTCACCGTCGCCGGCCTCCGCATCGACGCCATCGAGCCTAGCCGCGCCCTCTTCTCCTTCACCGTCCCTCCTCGCCTCACG AACACACGGAAGCACATGCATGGAGGCGCAGTGGCATCCCTGGTAGACCTGGTGGGGTCGGCGGTGATCTTCGCCGGCGGCTCACCGACGACAGGGGTCTCTCTGGAAATCACCGTCTCCTACCTCAATGCCATGCGTGCAAAT GAGGAGATCGAGATCGAGGCGAAGGTGCTAAGCATCGGAAATACAACAGGATGTGTGACAGTGGAGGTGAGGAGGAAGTCCACCAGAGAGGTGCTCGCGCACGGACGGCACACCAAGTATCTCGCCACCATCGCTAGTAAATTGTGA